A stretch of DNA from Roseovarius faecimaris:
GTCGATGCGCAGCTGGAAGCGCTGGAGGTCCGGTTCATCACCCGCAGATAATGCCGCGCGCGCCCTCGCAACTTGTGGGCGCGCCGACGCACCTACACTCGCGCCCATATCCGGCAACGGCACGACCCTGCCCCCGAAGCACTTGAAATATGATATTTTTTTTGAAAGGCTGCGACGAAGCTTTAGATAAAAGCTGGAACGCGACTAAACAAAAAGAGACCTCCCCAAAATGCAATTCAATTACTTCGGCGGCAACCAGGCCTTTCTGAACGACGCTTTCTTCCAGCCCACGGGCGAGTTAGAGCTTACAATTCTCAGCTTCTCGCCAACACAAGCCATCGTGATCCAACCGAGCACAGGGGACGTCACCACTTTCAACGGAACGAATTTCGCCATTGATGCGAATGAAGACCCGACTTCGGGGACCATCACAAGCATCACGTTTTCCACCGGCGGCACCACCACCGCGACACTTACCGATATCAACTGGAGCCTTGTCGAATTCATTTCGGCCCTCGATGCGGCCGGGTTCGAGAACCTTGGCCCAGCCATCACGCTGTTCAGCAAATCCAGCAGTTTCGGCTTCGATGCCTCAGGGGCGACGGACGGGGCCGACATGGGGCTGGATTTTCTGGACTTCCTGCCGCAGGTGAATGCGACCGGGACGATCATCGGCAGCCCGTTTGACGACAATCTCGTCGGCACTGCCGTCAATGACAGCATCAACCCCGGCGCCAATAACGGCAACGATTTCATGGTCGCGACGACCGGCAACGACACCTACGATTTCGGGGATGCGGACGCCGACAGCTTCTACACCGTGGATTACAGCTTCATCAACGGCGCGCGCACCTTCAACATCAACGCCGTCAACGCCACCGCATCGGTTTCCGGCTCGGGTGGCACGGATACCTTTATCAACATCGCGTCGTCGCTCACCTCGGAGCTGGGCGGCATGCAGTTCCACGGCAGCACCGCCAACGATACGTTCAACGTCACCAATGAGCTCGGCAGCTGGGTCAACCTGAATGGCGGACAAGGGGTCGATACCTACAACCTCACCCTGCCGTCAGGCAGCCTGATGCGCGTGTCCTTCAACGAGACCCCGAACAACACCCCGACGCAGGCCGTTGTGGTCAACCTGGCAACCGGTGTGGTCAGCAATGACGGGCACGGCAATACCGAGCAGATCAACGTGACCGGTCAGGGGTCGGTCGAAATCCGCGGCAGCAATTTCAACGATGTGCTGACCGGATCGAGCCGAAATGACAGTTTCATCACCGACCTGGGCAACGACACGGTCAATGGCGGTGCCGGGTTCGACCGCGTACGCTATGACCGCAGCGGTCTGGAAACGGTGACGGTTGACCTGCAAAACAACGTGGCCACCGGTGTCTGGGCGGGGCAGAACTTCACCGATAGCCTGACCAGCATCGAAAGCGTCCGGGGATCGCGCAGCGGCAATGATACGCTGCTCGGCTCGGGGGCCAATGAGATGCTGGACGGCCGCGGCGGCAACGACAGCCTGTCAGGGCGCGATGGCAACGACACGCTGATCGGCGGCGGTGGCAATGACATCCTGGAAGGTGGCAACGGCACCGACCGGGCCGTGTTCGACGTGGAGCTCAGCTTTGTCACCTTCACCGAGCTGAACGGCGGTCAGATCCTCGTCTCCTCGGCCGAGGGCAATGACACGGTTTCGTCGGTTGAACTCTTCGAGTTCACGGATGCCACCCTGACCCAGGCCGACGTGATCGCCCTCGCCAATTCCGGCGGGCCGGGCATCACGCAGGTCGGCAATGACGGCAACGATACATTCGGAGGCTCCAGCGGCGACGATGTCATCGCAGGCGGCGGCGGCAATGACAGCCTGAGCGGCGGGTTGGGCAGTGACAACATCGCCGGCTCGGTAGGCGACGATACGGTTGACGGAGGGTTCGGCAACGACAATCTCGGCGGCGGCGAAGGCAACGACAGCGTTCTGGGCAGCTTCAACAATGACACGATCGGCGGCGGCTTCGGCAATGACTTCGTCGATGGCGGCGGCGGCAATGACGAAATGTCCGGCGGCGCGGGGGATGACACGGTCGTCGGCGGCACCGGCGACGACACCATCGCGGGCAGCTTTGGCAAGGACAGTGTGCTTGGCAATGACGGCAATGACAGCCTCGGCGGCGGCACCGGCCAGGATACGCTTGTGGGCGAAGCCGGAGATGACAGCCTCGGCGGCGGAGAAGGCGACGACCAGATCAGGGGCGGCGCGGGCAATGACTTCCTGGCCGGCGGCGGGCGCAACGACTCGATCAACGGCGGCGCGGGCAATGACGAGATCAACGGCGGCAAGGGGGATGACACCATGACCGGCGGGACGGGCGACGATGTGTTCATCTTCACCGAGTTCTTCTCGGGCGAAGTGGATGTCATCACCGACTGGACCGATGGAGAGGACAAGCTCCGCATGACCGGGATCGAAAACGCCCCCGGCAGCGGGTTGCAGGGCCGTGTCGACGCCCTGAATCCAACCGCCGTCGCCAACGGGGTC
This window harbors:
- a CDS encoding calcium-binding protein translates to MQFNYFGGNQAFLNDAFFQPTGELELTILSFSPTQAIVIQPSTGDVTTFNGTNFAIDANEDPTSGTITSITFSTGGTTTATLTDINWSLVEFISALDAAGFENLGPAITLFSKSSSFGFDASGATDGADMGLDFLDFLPQVNATGTIIGSPFDDNLVGTAVNDSINPGANNGNDFMVATTGNDTYDFGDADADSFYTVDYSFINGARTFNINAVNATASVSGSGGTDTFINIASSLTSELGGMQFHGSTANDTFNVTNELGSWVNLNGGQGVDTYNLTLPSGSLMRVSFNETPNNTPTQAVVVNLATGVVSNDGHGNTEQINVTGQGSVEIRGSNFNDVLTGSSRNDSFITDLGNDTVNGGAGFDRVRYDRSGLETVTVDLQNNVATGVWAGQNFTDSLTSIESVRGSRSGNDTLLGSGANEMLDGRGGNDSLSGRDGNDTLIGGGGNDILEGGNGTDRAVFDVELSFVTFTELNGGQILVSSAEGNDTVSSVELFEFTDATLTQADVIALANSGGPGITQVGNDGNDTFGGSSGDDVIAGGGGNDSLSGGLGSDNIAGSVGDDTVDGGFGNDNLGGGEGNDSVLGSFNNDTIGGGFGNDFVDGGGGNDEMSGGAGDDTVVGGTGDDTIAGSFGKDSVLGNDGNDSLGGGTGQDTLVGEAGDDSLGGGEGDDQIRGGAGNDFLAGGGRNDSINGGAGNDEINGGKGDDTMTGGTGDDVFIFTEFFSGEVDVITDWTDGEDKLRMTGIENAPGSGLQGRVDALNPTAVANGVELTYEGQKIILQGASLSDIGVEDFIFI